In Rhodopirellula sp. P2, the DNA window TCTCAATTGAGGTCGTTGGAGCGCAGCAGAGTAGAACAGTTGTCCCCAACAGTTCCATAAGGTGCCATCCACCTTTTGAAAAGTGCAGGCGTCGCGAATGGAGAGCGAATCTCACGGGGGCATCGCAATATTCAGGCGAGGATTGCACGCTCAGTGGCTCCGCCTCTCAATTGAGGTCGTTGGAGCGCAGCAGAGTAGAACCGTTGTCCCGAACTGTTTCGTCGCCCCTTGCACCACTGCGAAGAATGACACGTGCTTTGACCTTGCTGCTCAAGCGAAGCACGCTGCGGCTTGGACTTGGCCGCGGTGGTGATGGCGGCCGGTTCGTTCTGCGTCCGCTTTCAGCGATTCAGGGCGACCGATGCAGCTCAGCGAATAAGGTGCCAGCCACCTTTTGAAAAGCGCAGGCGTCGCGAATGGAGAGCGAATCTCACGTGGGCATCGCAATTTTCCGGCGAGGATCGTGAGCTCAGTGGCTCCGCCTCTCAATTGAGGGCGTTGGAACGCAGCAGAGTAGAACAGTTGTCCCCAACTGTTCCGTCGGCCTATGCACCACTGCGAAGGATGACGCGTGCTTTGACCTTGCTGCTCAGGCAAAGCAGGCTGCGGCTTGGACCTGGCCGCGGTGGTGATGGCGGCCGGTGCGTTCTGCATCGGCTTTCAGCGATTCAGGGCGACCGATGCAGCTGGTTTTGCCAAAGTATTTCTGCCAGTCCCACACCAAGTCTCGCCACATCGAAGCGTCGATTCCGACTTCCGAGAGCGTTTGGGCGAGACGCTTGGGCAGTTCAGCCGCTCGGCAGGCAATCGGTTGCGCCGCGGTCCAGTCCAGCAACCGTTTGTAATCGCTCCAGCGGATGTTCAAGAATCCGCGATCGCTGCTGCGGAGCCCTTTCGTGTGGACTTGCGGTTCGGTGGACAGTTTGGTTTCGCTCAACGTCAGAGGGCTCAACCATTCGTCTCGCCGGATCCGTTTGCCGGTTGGATTGCGTCGCTTCGCCCTGCGTTTTTCCTGAAGAACTTCGACGGGCGTTTCTCGGATTTCTCGTCCAGCTTCTTCCGTCGGAATCGGTTTCAGATCAAAGGCGGCCGAAGGGATTCGTTCGCCCTTGCGAGCTTCGATCCGGTCGTAGGCACTGGTGTGCGGGCTGGTCTCGGGAGTCGCCGTCATCGCTGCACGGACCGGGTTCAGATCAACGTACATGCTGCAGGCGAGCAAGCCTGCCTCGTCGACGATTTTCTGTGCTTTGAAGCGACCTTCCCAAAATCTGCCGGTGCACTCGTCCTGTTTGTTTGCCAGTCGGGCAATGGGTTCGGCCAAGGCTCTCATGTACCAAGAGATGTCTGACAAGCGGCGACGGATTTCAGTCAGCCGCTCTTTGTTGCGAACCAGCATTTGCACATCGTTTTCAGTCGGCTCGGCCAAGTGTTCTTCGAGGCGTCGACCGGGGAACACACGCAGCCAGCGAATCGCAACTTCCTCGTCGCTCCATTGAGCACAGACATCCGGCCGGTTGCGGAGAATCTGATGCATGTGATTGCTCAACACCGCGTACGAAAGCACATCGACCGCGAACACCGAAGCCAGAGCTTCCATCCGCCGGCGAATCCATTCCCTGCGGAACGAGAAATCCTTGCCGGTCGCCTGGTCGACACCTGCAAGAAAGGCGCGTCGCACACATCGCTGGACCACGTGCACGATCCCCACTTCGCTGGGATCAAACTGTTCGCTTCGCTGAGGCCGCGGCATCGCTCTGCTCTCCAGTGGGATTGGCAAGACAAAAGCATCGTATGCATCGCCGCAGCAAAGTCAAATCAAGGTGGATGGCACCATATGGAGGACGAAGGTGGATGGCACCATATGGTGGTCAAGGTGGATGGCACCATATGGAGGACGCTCAGGTCGTGTACAGCGAATTGAAACGCACGTAGGCCTCGGTCAGATCGCTGGCCCAGAACGATGCCTTGCCCGGCCCGTCGCCGACCTTCAAGTCGGCCAGCACCTCGGAATTCGCCTTCATGGCCTGGCTCAATTTCGCGGCGTCGATCGAAAGTGGCGTTCCATTTTCAAATACCGTTACACCGTCCATCACGAGGCTGGTCCGCTCCGGTTGAATCTTGGGACCAGCGTAACCCGCGGCCGAAACAATCCGGCCCCAGTTCGGGTCCCCGCCCGTGATCGCGGTTTTCACCAAGGGACTGGCCGCCACCGTCTTCGCAATCACCAGGGCGTCCTTGTCGTTGGCCGCACCTGAAACACGAACCTCGAAGAAACGAGCCGCGCCTTCACCGTCCGCCACCAGCATCTTCGCCAGTTGCAAAGCGACTTGCGTGGCGGCTTCTTGCCAAACCGACAATTCGTCCTGACTCAGCTCCTGTGCGTTGTCGGATTCCGACATTCCCGTGCAGACCAACATCACGGTGTCATTGGTGCTGGTGTGCCCGTCCACGCTGACTCGGTTGAAGGTTTCGCTTGCGATCTGTTTCAGCGAAGCCTGCGCGGCATCCGGGCCAATCGGTGCGTCAGTCATCACGACGCCCAACATGGTCGCCATGTTCGGAGCGATCATGCCGGCACCTTTGCACATCGCTGCGATCCGGTATTCATGGCCTCGCAGCGTCACCGTTTGACTGACCGTTTTGCGAAACTGATCGGTGGTGCAGATCGCATCGGCGGAAGCCAAAAAGTCGGCTTCCGAATCCCCCAGGTTGCCAGCCGCGATTTCGATTCCCGCTCGGACCTTCGCCATGGGCAACGGTTGTCCGATCACGCCCGTGCTCATCACCATCACGTCCGTCGCGTCGCACCCGGTCAATTCTGCGGCGAAGTCACACATCGCTTTCGCATCCTGCATGCCTTGCTCACCAGTGCAGGCGTTGGCATTGCCACTGTTGGTCAGCACCACGCGTCCCGTCGACGTCGGCGTCTTTGATCGCGTCAGCACGACGGGCGCGGCAACGATCTGGTTCGTGGTATAGACTCCAGCCATCACGGCCGGTCGATCCGTGACAATCAACGAGACGTCTGGTTTTCCACTGGCCTTGATTCCGCCGGCCGCACCGGCAAAACGGATTCCTTGAGGAAGTGCAGGGGGCGTTGGCGGGTCGTTTTGCGCTGCGTTTTCCGTCATGCTATTCCGTCGAGTTGGTTGGTGAACGGGATCTGACCCAGAGGTTGATTGACAACAATCGACAATGCGGTGCCGAATCCAATTTGGTTCCGATCCCTCGCCGAGCTCTCAGCGTCCAAGTTTCGTCCTCACAAACAGTTTCCACAAGTCGCCAGTGACCGCCGTTTTGAAACCGTCCGACGCCTCCCTCTCTGACCCCCACACGGGCGATTTGGTTCGCTGCGAAAATCTGACCAAGCGCTACGGTGATTTCACGGCATTGTCCGACTGCAGCCTCAAGGTGCGTCGCGGAGAAGTGTTTGGCTTGCTGGGCCCCAATGGAGCCGGAAAAACTACCCTGATTCGAACGCTGCTGGGATACTTGCACCCCACATCGGGAAGGTGCACGATCGATGGGTTGGATCCCGCAGACGATGCTGTGGCCGTTCGTCGACAGGTCGCCTATCTGCCCGGTGACGCTCGATTGCCACGGCACATGCGAGGCAAAGGGTTGCTGGAATTTTTCGCAGAAATGCATCCTTCGGGCGATCGAACGCGTTCCTTCGACGTCGCTGAGCAACTCGAACTCGATCTTTCCCGCCGCGTTGCGTTCATGTCGACTGGGATGCGTCAGAAACTCGCCCTGGCCGTCGTCTTGGGGCCCCGCACGCCGTTGTTGATCCTGGACGAGCCGACTGCGAATTTGGATCCGACGGTGAGAGCCACGGTGCTGGATTTGGTCTCATCCGAACAGAGGCTCGGACGAACCGTGATGTTCTCCTCGCACGTGCTCAGTGAAATTGAGCAAACCTGCGACCGAGTTGCTTTCCTTCGCAAAGGCCACCTGGCCCACGAACTGGCACTGGAAGATTTGTTCCAGCGGCATCGCGTGACCGCGCGACGCACGGACGCCTCCCTGGAAGCGATTCCCATCCCATCCGAACTCGCCAAGTGGATTGGCGGAATCACCCCAACTGACGATCGCCTGCAAATCAGCACAGCAGGTGACTTGGCCCCGGTGCTGCCATGGTTGGCGACGCTCCCAATCGAACAAGTCCGCATCGAACCATTAGGACTGCATGCCATCTACCAATCCGTGCACCTGGGCGAAACACTCCCGCAACTTCAACCGCTGGCTGCCACGGTTCCCGGTTCGCCAACATCCGAGGGAGACCTATGATGCATTGGCGTGACATCGGAATCGACCGGATGCTGATCCGAAAGTTCATTGGGCAATCCAGCTTGCTGTTTTCAGCCTTGGCCGTGGCCTTGTTCGCGTTTGGATGGGTGCGAGTCTGGGTGGTGAAGTTGCTGGACATGGGCCAATTCCAAACCATCCTGGAACAGTTCCGCGACTACGAAAAGTTTGCCCCCATCGAGTTCGACGCGTTGTTCACCTATTCCGGTCGTGTGGGCATGACGTTTGACGAACCGATCGTGATTCTGTGCACCGTGATCTGGTGCATCGCTCGCGGCAGTGACGTGGTCAGCGGCGAACTTGGGCGTGGCACCTTGGAAATGCTGCTCAGCCAACCGATCAGTCGGGCTCGTTTCATGCTCTCACAC includes these proteins:
- the argJ gene encoding bifunctional glutamate N-acetyltransferase/amino-acid acetyltransferase ArgJ: MTENAAQNDPPTPPALPQGIRFAGAAGGIKASGKPDVSLIVTDRPAVMAGVYTTNQIVAAPVVLTRSKTPTSTGRVVLTNSGNANACTGEQGMQDAKAMCDFAAELTGCDATDVMVMSTGVIGQPLPMAKVRAGIEIAAGNLGDSEADFLASADAICTTDQFRKTVSQTVTLRGHEYRIAAMCKGAGMIAPNMATMLGVVMTDAPIGPDAAQASLKQIASETFNRVSVDGHTSTNDTVMLVCTGMSESDNAQELSQDELSVWQEAATQVALQLAKMLVADGEGAARFFEVRVSGAANDKDALVIAKTVAASPLVKTAITGGDPNWGRIVSAAGYAGPKIQPERTSLVMDGVTVFENGTPLSIDAAKLSQAMKANSEVLADLKVGDGPGKASFWASDLTEAYVRFNSLYTT
- a CDS encoding ABC transporter ATP-binding protein, with the translated sequence MTAVLKPSDASLSDPHTGDLVRCENLTKRYGDFTALSDCSLKVRRGEVFGLLGPNGAGKTTLIRTLLGYLHPTSGRCTIDGLDPADDAVAVRRQVAYLPGDARLPRHMRGKGLLEFFAEMHPSGDRTRSFDVAEQLELDLSRRVAFMSTGMRQKLALAVVLGPRTPLLILDEPTANLDPTVRATVLDLVSSEQRLGRTVMFSSHVLSEIEQTCDRVAFLRKGHLAHELALEDLFQRHRVTARRTDASLEAIPIPSELAKWIGGITPTDDRLQISTAGDLAPVLPWLATLPIEQVRIEPLGLHAIYQSVHLGETLPQLQPLAATVPGSPTSEGDL